The following proteins come from a genomic window of Streptomyces sp. GS7:
- a CDS encoding TetR/AcrR family transcriptional regulator, which yields MATETAGQRRAERAAAAHAPAGAPTVRPMRADARRNYERLLTEARTAFTEHGTDTSLEDIARRAGVGIGTLYRHFPNRTALMGAVFQGEVDALLAYARELADAPQPCTALVDWLRAIIAHASTYRGLSRALMTASADESSGMARCSVPMREAGGALLARAQQAGAVRRDVGINDLMQLTNGIALAAEESPDDPELPDRLLTLTLRGLKAGAAGAGV from the coding sequence ATGGCGACCGAGACGGCAGGGCAGCGGCGGGCAGAGCGGGCCGCGGCGGCGCACGCACCGGCGGGGGCGCCCACCGTACGCCCCATGCGGGCCGACGCGCGCCGCAACTACGAGCGGCTGCTGACCGAGGCCCGTACGGCCTTCACGGAGCACGGCACGGACACCTCGCTGGAGGACATCGCCCGCCGCGCGGGCGTCGGCATCGGCACGCTCTACCGGCACTTCCCCAACCGCACCGCCCTGATGGGCGCGGTCTTCCAGGGCGAGGTCGATGCCCTGCTCGCCTACGCCAGGGAACTGGCCGACGCACCGCAGCCGTGCACCGCGCTGGTCGACTGGCTGCGCGCGATCATCGCCCACGCCAGCACCTACCGGGGCCTGTCCCGGGCCCTGATGACGGCGTCGGCCGACGAGTCCTCGGGGATGGCGCGGTGCAGCGTGCCGATGCGGGAGGCCGGCGGCGCGCTGCTGGCCCGCGCCCAGCAGGCCGGCGCGGTCCGCCGTGACGTCGGCATCAACGACCTGATGCAGCTCACCAACGGCATCGCCCTGGCCGCCGAGGAGTCCCCCGACGACCCGGAGCTGCCCGACCGGCTGCTGACGCTGACGCTACGGGGGCTCAAGGCGGGCGCGGCGGGCGCGGGGGTCTAG
- a CDS encoding NAD(P)H-quinone dehydrogenase, producing MEYVTRIVIIGGGPGGYEAALVGASLGAEVTVVDCDGLGGASVLTDCVPSKTLIATAEVMTNFDSSYEELGIRVEDDTPYKERPARVVGVDLGKVNRRVKRLALAQSHDITASVTRAGGRVMRGRGRLEPGQAPDGSRKVTVTAADGTSEALIADAVLIATGAHPREIPDALPDGERILNWTQVYDLTELPEELIVVGSGVTGAEFAGAYQALGSRVTLVSSRDRVLPGEDPDAAAVLEDVFRRRGMNVMARSRAQSAKRVGDRVEVTLADGRTISGTHCLMAVGSIPNTEGIGLEAAGVKLKDSGHVWTDKVSRTTAPGVYAAGDCTGVFALASVAAMQGRIAMYHFLGDAVTPLNLKTVSANVFTDPEIATVGYSQADVDGGVIDARVVKLPLLRNPRAKMQGIRDGFVKLFCRPGTGIVVGGVVVSPRASELIHPISIAVDNNLTVEQIASAFTVYPSLSGSIAEVARQLHTRKAASE from the coding sequence ATGGAGTACGTGACTCGGATCGTGATCATCGGTGGCGGACCCGGCGGATACGAAGCGGCCCTGGTGGGCGCCTCGCTCGGCGCGGAGGTGACCGTCGTCGACTGCGACGGTCTGGGTGGAGCGTCGGTGCTGACCGACTGCGTCCCGTCGAAGACCCTCATCGCCACGGCCGAGGTGATGACGAACTTCGACTCCTCGTACGAGGAGCTCGGCATCAGGGTCGAGGACGACACCCCCTACAAGGAGCGTCCGGCGCGGGTCGTCGGCGTCGACCTCGGCAAGGTCAACCGACGCGTGAAGCGGCTGGCGCTCGCCCAGTCGCACGACATCACCGCCTCCGTCACGCGGGCCGGCGGCCGGGTCATGCGCGGTCGCGGCCGGCTGGAGCCGGGCCAGGCGCCGGACGGCTCGCGGAAGGTCACGGTCACCGCCGCCGACGGCACGTCCGAGGCGCTGATCGCCGACGCCGTGCTGATCGCCACCGGCGCGCACCCGCGCGAGATCCCCGACGCGCTCCCCGACGGCGAGCGGATCCTGAACTGGACGCAGGTCTACGACCTCACGGAGCTGCCCGAGGAACTCATCGTGGTCGGCTCCGGTGTCACCGGAGCCGAGTTCGCCGGTGCCTACCAGGCGCTCGGCTCCCGCGTCACCCTCGTCTCCTCCCGCGACCGGGTGCTGCCGGGCGAGGACCCGGACGCCGCCGCCGTGCTGGAGGACGTCTTCCGCCGCCGCGGCATGAACGTCATGGCGCGCTCCCGCGCGCAGTCCGCCAAGCGGGTGGGCGACCGCGTCGAGGTCACCCTCGCGGACGGCCGGACGATCTCCGGTACGCACTGCCTGATGGCGGTCGGCTCCATCCCCAACACGGAGGGGATCGGACTGGAGGCGGCCGGGGTGAAGCTGAAGGACTCCGGCCACGTCTGGACCGACAAGGTCTCGCGGACCACGGCTCCCGGGGTGTACGCCGCGGGCGACTGCACCGGCGTCTTCGCGCTGGCGTCGGTCGCCGCCATGCAGGGGCGGATCGCGATGTACCACTTCCTCGGCGACGCGGTCACGCCGCTGAACCTCAAGACGGTCTCCGCGAACGTCTTCACCGATCCCGAGATCGCCACCGTCGGCTACTCCCAGGCCGACGTCGACGGCGGCGTGATCGACGCCCGGGTGGTCAAGCTCCCGCTGCTGCGCAACCCGCGCGCCAAGATGCAGGGCATCCGCGACGGCTTCGTGAAGCTGTTCTGCCGCCCCGGTACGGGCATCGTCGTCGGCGGCGTGGTCGTCTCGCCGCGCGCCAGTGAACTGATCCACCCGATCTCGATCGCGGTCGACAACAACCTGACCGTCGAGCAGATCGCCAGCGCCTTCACGGTCTACCCGTCGCTGTCCGGATCGATCGCCGAGGTCGCCCGCCAGCTCCACACCCGCAAGGCCGCCAGCGAGTAG
- a CDS encoding acetyl/propionyl/methylcrotonyl-CoA carboxylase subunit alpha yields the protein MRKVLIANRGEIAVRVARACRDAGIGSVAVYAEPDRDALHVRAADEAYALGGDTPATSYLDIAKVLQAAADSGADAVHPGYGFLSENAEFAQAVLDAGLTWIGPPPHAIRDLGDKVAARHIAQRAGAPLVAGTPDPVSGADEVVAFAEEHGLPIAIKAAFGGGGRGLKVARTLEEVPELYDSAVREAVAAFGRGECFVERYLDRPRHVETQCLADKHGNVVVVSTRDCSLQRRHQKLVEEAPAPFLSDEQNAELYRASKAILKEAGYEGAGTCEFLVGQDGTISFLEVNTRLQVEHPVTEEVTGLDLVREMFRIADGEELGYDDPAVRGHSFEFRINGEDPGRNFLPAPGTVTTFAAPSGPGVRLDAGVEAGSVIGPAWDSLLAKLVVTGATRAQALQRAARALNEFQVEGMATAIPFHRAVVKDPAFAPELDGSAEAFTVHTRWIETEFVNEIPPFAAPGGEEAEADTRETVVVEVGGKRLEVSLPSSLGMPLARAAVAGGAKPKRKAAKKSGSAASGDALASPMQGTIVKVAVEEGQQVTEGELVVVLEAMKMEQPLNAHRSGTIKGLTAEVGAALTSGAVICEIKD from the coding sequence GTGCGCAAGGTGCTCATCGCCAACCGTGGCGAAATCGCTGTCCGCGTTGCCCGGGCATGCCGGGACGCCGGGATCGGGAGCGTAGCCGTCTACGCCGAGCCGGACCGGGACGCCCTGCACGTACGGGCGGCGGACGAGGCATACGCCCTGGGCGGTGACACCCCTGCCACGAGCTACCTGGACATCGCGAAGGTCCTGCAGGCCGCCGCCGATTCCGGCGCGGACGCGGTCCACCCCGGCTACGGCTTCCTCTCGGAGAACGCCGAGTTCGCCCAGGCCGTCCTCGACGCGGGCCTGACCTGGATCGGCCCGCCCCCGCACGCCATCCGCGACCTCGGTGACAAGGTCGCAGCGAGGCACATCGCGCAGCGCGCCGGTGCCCCGCTGGTCGCCGGCACCCCCGACCCGGTCTCCGGCGCGGACGAGGTCGTCGCCTTCGCCGAGGAGCACGGCCTGCCGATCGCGATCAAGGCGGCCTTCGGCGGCGGCGGTCGCGGCCTGAAGGTCGCCCGCACCCTCGAAGAGGTCCCCGAGCTGTACGACTCCGCGGTCCGCGAGGCGGTCGCCGCCTTCGGCCGCGGCGAGTGCTTCGTCGAGCGCTACCTGGACCGCCCGCGCCACGTCGAGACCCAGTGCCTGGCGGACAAGCACGGCAACGTCGTGGTCGTCTCCACCCGCGACTGCTCGCTGCAGCGACGTCACCAGAAGCTCGTCGAGGAAGCCCCCGCGCCGTTCCTCTCCGACGAGCAGAACGCCGAGCTGTACCGCGCCTCCAAGGCCATCCTCAAGGAGGCCGGCTACGAGGGCGCCGGCACCTGCGAGTTCCTCGTCGGCCAGGATGGCACCATCTCCTTCCTGGAGGTCAACACCCGCCTCCAGGTCGAGCACCCGGTCACCGAAGAGGTCACCGGCCTGGACCTGGTCCGCGAGATGTTCCGCATCGCCGACGGCGAGGAACTGGGCTACGACGACCCGGCGGTGCGCGGCCACTCCTTCGAGTTCCGGATCAACGGCGAGGACCCGGGCCGCAACTTCCTGCCCGCGCCCGGCACGGTCACCACGTTCGCCGCGCCGTCCGGCCCGGGCGTCCGCCTGGACGCGGGCGTCGAGGCCGGCTCGGTCATCGGCCCGGCCTGGGACTCCCTGCTGGCCAAGCTGGTCGTCACCGGCGCCACCCGCGCGCAGGCCCTCCAGCGCGCCGCCCGCGCCCTGAACGAGTTCCAGGTGGAGGGCATGGCCACCGCCATCCCGTTCCACCGCGCGGTCGTCAAGGACCCGGCGTTCGCCCCCGAACTGGACGGCTCCGCCGAGGCGTTCACCGTCCACACCCGCTGGATCGAGACCGAGTTCGTCAACGAGATCCCGCCGTTCGCCGCGCCCGGCGGCGAGGAGGCCGAGGCGGACACCCGCGAGACGGTCGTCGTCGAGGTCGGCGGCAAGCGCCTGGAGGTCTCCCTGCCGTCCTCGCTCGGCATGCCGCTGGCCCGTGCCGCGGTCGCCGGCGGCGCCAAGCCGAAGCGCAAGGCCGCCAAGAAGTCGGGCAGCGCCGCCTCCGGCGACGCCCTCGCCTCGCCGATGCAGGGCACCATCGTCAAGGTCGCCGTCGAGGAGGGCCAGCAGGTCACCGAGGGCGAACTGGTCGTCGTCCTGGAGGCCATGAAGATGGAGCAGCCCCTCAACGCGCACCGCTCCGGCACCATCAAGGGCCTCACCGCCGAGGTCGGCGCCGCCCTCACCTCCGGCGCGGTCATCTGCGAGATCAAGGACTGA
- a CDS encoding DeoR/GlpR family DNA-binding transcription regulator — MFAAERRQLILEMVRANGAVSLRELARVVQTSEVTVRRDVRALEAEGLLDRRHGGAVLPGGFTRESGFPQKSHLATAEKTAIADLAAGFVEEGEAIVVGAGTTTQELARRLARVPGLTVVTNSLLVAQALAHANRVEVVMTGGTLRGSNYALVGSGAEQSLQGLRVSRAFLSGSGLTAERGLSTSNMLSASVDRALVQAAGEVVVLADHTKLGSDTMFQTVPTDVITRLVTDEPPAHDDRAATELQALADQGVQIAVASGSPVGQGPGQPGVDAAPPERRGPRRDVPLPGQRRSHPGGAAGAPQLRSAGSLADGPGGRVADLAPRRR; from the coding sequence GTGTTCGCTGCAGAACGTCGCCAATTGATCCTAGAAATGGTGCGTGCGAACGGAGCCGTGTCGCTCCGGGAGCTCGCCCGCGTCGTCCAGACCTCTGAAGTAACCGTACGGCGCGACGTGCGGGCGCTGGAGGCGGAGGGACTGCTCGACCGCCGGCACGGCGGTGCGGTCCTACCGGGTGGCTTCACCCGGGAGTCCGGCTTCCCGCAGAAGTCCCACCTCGCGACCGCGGAGAAGACGGCCATCGCCGACCTCGCTGCGGGCTTCGTCGAAGAAGGCGAAGCCATCGTCGTCGGCGCCGGGACGACCACCCAGGAGCTGGCCCGCCGGCTCGCCCGGGTCCCCGGCCTGACCGTCGTCACCAACTCCCTGCTGGTCGCCCAGGCGTTGGCCCATGCCAACCGGGTGGAGGTGGTGATGACCGGCGGGACCCTGCGCGGTTCCAACTACGCGCTGGTCGGCAGCGGGGCTGAGCAGTCGCTCCAAGGGCTGCGGGTCTCGCGTGCCTTCCTGTCGGGCAGCGGCCTGACCGCGGAGCGCGGGCTGTCCACCTCCAACATGCTCTCCGCCAGCGTCGACCGGGCGCTGGTGCAGGCGGCGGGGGAGGTGGTGGTGCTCGCCGACCACACCAAGCTCGGCTCCGACACGATGTTCCAGACCGTGCCGACGGACGTCATCACCCGGCTCGTGACGGACGAGCCGCCGGCCCATGACGACCGGGCCGCCACGGAGTTGCAGGCGCTGGCGGACCAGGGCGTCCAGATCGCCGTCGCCAGCGGCTCACCGGTCGGGCAGGGGCCGGGCCAGCCCGGCGTGGACGCCGCCCCGCCGGAGCGCCGGGGCCCGCGGCGGGACGTGCCGCTGCCGGGCCAGCGGCGCAGCCACCCGGGTGGTGCGGCCGGTGCCCCGCAGCTGCGTTCCGCGGGCTCGCTCGCGGACGGGCCGGGCGGCCGGGTGGCCGACCTGGCACCACGGCGCCGCTGA
- a CDS encoding gamma-glutamylcyclotransferase, with amino-acid sequence MSLYAAYAGNLDARLMSRRAPHSPLRGTGWLNGWRLTFGGEQMGWEGALATVVEDPGSQLFVALYDIAPMDEESMDRWEGVGLDIYRRMRVRVHTLDGDEAAWIYVLNGYEGGLPSARYLGEIADAAESAGAPHDYVMEIRKRPC; translated from the coding sequence ATGTCGCTCTACGCCGCGTACGCCGGCAACCTCGACGCGCGGCTGATGTCCCGCCGCGCACCGCACTCGCCGCTGCGCGGCACCGGCTGGCTCAACGGCTGGCGGCTCACGTTCGGCGGCGAGCAGATGGGCTGGGAGGGCGCCCTGGCGACGGTCGTCGAGGACCCCGGCTCCCAGCTCTTCGTCGCGCTCTACGACATCGCCCCGATGGACGAGGAGTCGATGGACCGCTGGGAGGGCGTCGGCCTGGACATCTACCGCCGCATGCGGGTCCGGGTGCACACCCTCGACGGCGACGAGGCCGCCTGGATCTACGTCCTCAACGGCTACGAGGGCGGCCTCCCCTCGGCCCGCTACCTGGGCGAGATCGCCGACGCCGCGGAGTCCGCCGGCGCCCCGCACGACTATGTGATGGAGATCCGCAAGCGGCCCTGCTGA
- a CDS encoding alpha/beta hydrolase: MGLTSRSLLYAMIAVAVVCVGLTVWMWPRFAGRGPRAVLGRLGLIAATQLSIVAALGLGVNANFEFYASWHELLGLYDGAPAAVGKWGDQGKAGPAGDPSKGLVQASGPEGLDKVHGIPTGPPDKNGKVETVKIVGKRTRVVNPAYVYLPPQYFQKQYARQRFPVIVALAGYPGGIFLLGQHLRLPETASQLIRSGKMQPTVIVMLRPTIAPPRDTQCVDVPGGPQAETFFASDVPDALRSHYRVGTDPGAWGVMGYSSGGSCALQLAMIHSRTYTAAAALSPDYKVSDDPTTGNLFGDGKDRGRRREEHDLMWRLKNLPAPQVNVLIGTSRAGEPNYPAAKAFLAAVKPPMKADSIILDHGSHNFATWRRELPAALQWMSRSLTFPEDVVGSS; the protein is encoded by the coding sequence ATGGGACTGACCAGCCGGTCGCTGTTGTACGCCATGATCGCGGTCGCCGTGGTCTGCGTGGGGCTCACGGTCTGGATGTGGCCGCGGTTCGCGGGCCGCGGGCCGCGGGCGGTGCTGGGGCGGCTCGGCCTGATCGCCGCGACCCAGTTGAGCATCGTGGCGGCGCTCGGGCTCGGGGTGAACGCCAACTTCGAGTTCTACGCCTCCTGGCACGAGCTGCTCGGCCTCTACGACGGGGCGCCGGCCGCCGTCGGCAAGTGGGGCGACCAGGGCAAGGCGGGGCCCGCCGGGGACCCGTCCAAGGGGCTCGTGCAGGCGTCCGGCCCCGAGGGCCTGGACAAGGTGCACGGGATCCCCACGGGGCCGCCGGACAAGAACGGCAAGGTCGAGACCGTGAAGATCGTCGGCAAGCGGACCCGGGTGGTGAACCCGGCGTACGTCTACCTGCCGCCGCAGTACTTCCAGAAGCAGTACGCCCGCCAGCGGTTCCCGGTCATCGTGGCGCTCGCCGGCTACCCGGGCGGGATATTCCTGCTGGGCCAGCACCTGCGGCTGCCGGAGACCGCGTCCCAGCTGATCCGCAGCGGCAAGATGCAGCCGACCGTCATCGTCATGCTGCGGCCCACCATCGCGCCGCCGCGCGACACCCAGTGCGTCGACGTGCCCGGCGGCCCGCAGGCCGAGACGTTCTTCGCCAGCGACGTGCCGGACGCGCTGCGGTCGCACTACCGCGTCGGCACCGATCCGGGCGCCTGGGGCGTCATGGGCTACTCCTCGGGCGGCAGCTGCGCTCTCCAGCTGGCCATGATCCACTCCCGTACGTACACCGCGGCGGCGGCGCTCTCGCCCGACTACAAGGTCTCCGACGACCCCACCACCGGCAACCTCTTCGGCGACGGCAAGGACCGCGGTCGGCGCCGCGAGGAGCACGATCTGATGTGGCGGCTGAAGAACCTGCCCGCCCCGCAGGTGAACGTGCTGATCGGCACCAGCCGTGCGGGCGAGCCCAACTACCCGGCGGCGAAGGCGTTCCTGGCCGCGGTCAAACCGCCCATGAAGGCCGACTCGATCATCCTCGACCACGGCAGCCACAACTTCGCCACCTGGCGGCGCGAACTGCCCGCCGCGCTGCAGTGGATGAGCAGGTCGCTGACGTTCCCGGAGGACGTGGTCGGGAGTTCTTGA